The DNA window TTTTCGACAAATCATACTACAATCAAATATTGTCGCGTAGAGGAGTCCTTGAAATAGACCAAGAGTTAGCTCAGGACCCCCAGACAAGAGGCATAGTGATGGCAATTGCTTCTGGCAATAGCTTTTTGACCAACTTTGGTAATGCCATGGTTAAGTTGGGAGCTCTAGAAGTCCTCACAGGAACGCAAGGAGAGATCAGGAGATCTTGTCGATCGGTCAACAGCTGATACTGCTTTCAACATGCATACTTGATAAATGATTCATCACATTTGTTAtcttcatttctcttcattCTTTCATTTTGGTTCTATTTTGAGTGACTCTGTAATTTGGAATGAATTCTGAGTGTGTTGTGTATTCATTGTATTTTGTCGTTGGAATTTTGAAATGATTGATTGATCGATGCATTGTTTTGACTCAAAATGGGGAGCTTTATGCTAATAGAAGCTTTGGCATCTTGTACTGGAAGTCTAAATTCATGCTAAATTGGAGAGAAGGaattcaatttttattattagtgAATTATGATTACACAAACAACatgatgttggagaagactgaTACCGCCATTAGACAAGGATAAAAAGTAAAATCGGACCGAAGTGATTAAATGAAGAACAAGAACTCCTTCAAGTACTAAGAGTATTGATAAAGTTTTATTGCTTAGATCCTAAGCCAGTCTTGAGAGCTTGAATAGTTTTGGCATCAGTTTTGAAGGACTTTTCCAGGATATTATCATCAATCCCAGTGGTGAACAGAGTGGCAGGAATCGAAACAGTCCCCGCGTTTGCACTCCCAAAGGCAGAAATCGCCAGAGCAGGTGTATGCGGATCAGCATTGTATTGATAGTGAACAAGTCCCTTTGGAAACACAAATATGTCACCCGTTCGTAGGGTCTGATTGTAGAACTTGTTGGTCGTGTCGACAAATCCTACTTGCAAACAACCTTTTCGGACCAAAAGTAACTCAGCAGAACGAGGATGGATATGGGGTGGATTAACCGAATTAACAGGAAATTGAAGAACAGCTAAGGAAACACTCTGCCCGTTAAGAGCTGGGAATTCAACTCGGCTAGCTTTCATCACCGTAAAAGCTGCAGCTGGTTTCTCGAAGCTGCGCATGTCTTTATATGTAAAGTACTTCGCATCGACCTTGGAACCCAAGAAGTCACAAAGAATATCTTCATCTCCAGCCTTGGTCATCTGAATGATGGCAAGTGAAGCTATCACTAGTAGGAAAAACTGGAGCATGGAAATTCTTGAGACCATACTGAAATGGATTAACCAATCATAGAAGGTTGCGATATATAGAGAACCTTAACGGACTCATTCTGCTGGCCTATTGTGGTGGGTTAGAACTTAGAACCAAGGATGGAGATTACAATATGTCATTCTTGTTGAAGCTTTGGTTTTGTCCTTTTATTGTCATTCAGAATTGTACGAGAGCCGATGATATCGAAAATCCATCGACAAACAATGTGGTATAAGCTGTTGAAGCAATCGGTGGTTATCGGcggttattttgattttttcaattgattatccgtctattttaaataattttttaaaaagaataacCCGTGAATCTTGCCTGTTGATTCGATTTCTATGATTTTTTAGTTGCCCTAAAAACAAGGCTTTCCTCGTCCACCTTGCTGCCTAAGCTACAAGAGAACCTGCCAGCTATTTTCTTGAAGGG is part of the Tripterygium wilfordii isolate XIE 37 chromosome 7, ASM1340144v1, whole genome shotgun sequence genome and encodes:
- the LOC120001788 gene encoding germin-like protein 9-3; this encodes MVSRISMLQFFLLVIASLAIIQMTKAGDEDILCDFLGSKVDAKYFTYKDMRSFEKPAAAFTVMKASRVEFPALNGQSVSLAVLQFPVNSVNPPHIHPRSAELLLVRKGCLQVGFVDTTNKFYNQTLRTGDIFVFPKGLVHYQYNADPHTPALAISAFGSANAGTVSIPATLFTTGIDDNILEKSFKTDAKTIQALKTGLGSKQ